CAGATCGCCGAGATGGATCGCAACTCGGTCCTGCACCCCTTCACCCAGCTCAAGGATTTTGCCAGCGGCAAGTTGGGAGATCCCACGATCGTCGAAACCGGCAAGGGCATACGCATCCAGGATGCCCATGGAAACCAACTGATCGACGGCTTTGCGGGGCTGTATTGTGTCAACGTCGGCTATGGCCGGACCGAGGTGGCCGAAGCCATTTCCCGACAGGCCTATCGCCTCGCCTATTACCACTCCTATGCGGCTCATACGACCGATGAACTTGCAATTCTGTCCGACCGCCTTGTCAGGATGGCGCCGGGCAAAATGAGCAAGGTCTTTTACGGCATGTCGGGTTCCGATGCGAACGAGACCCAAGCCAAGCTCGTCTGGTACTACAACAACCTTCGCGGCAAGCCGAACAAGAAGAAGATCATTTCCAGAGAACGCGGCTATCACGGGTGCAGCGTCGTGTCCGGATCCATGACCGGGATGAGTTTCTATCACGACCACATGGACCTGCCGCGCGCCGGCATCCTGCATACCGGCGCACCGCATCACTATTGGGGCGCCGAAGCCGGGGAAACGGAACTCGAATTCTCGATACGTCGCGCAGGCGAACTTGAAGCTCTCATCCTGCGCGAGGATCCCGAAACGATCGGCGCCTTCATCGCTGAGCCCGTCCTGGGAACGGGTGGCATCACTCCGCCGCCTGAGGGCTATTGGCAGGAGGTTCAGAAGGTGCTGCGGAAATACGATATCCTGTTGATCGCTGACGAAGTCATTACCGGTTTCGGCCGGACCGGCTCGATGTTCGGATCCCAGCATTACAGTATCGAACCCGATCTCATCACAGTGGCCAAAGGCCTCACCTCCGCCTATTTCCCCCTCTCGGGCGCAATCATCGGAGAAAAGGTCTACAAGGTCATGGAAGAAGGAGCCGGTCGGGTTGGCGCCTTCTCCCATGGCTACACCTATTCGGGCCACCCGATCGGCGCGGCAGCTGCAAACGCGGTTCTCGACATCGTCGAAAAGGAGGATCTGCCGGGCAACGCCCGCAAGGTCGGCGCCTATTTCCAGGCGCAGCTGAAGGAAAAGTTTGCGCAACTTCCCATCGTCGGCGAGGTTCGCGGCGTCGGCCTGATGGGCGCCATTGAGTTCGTGGCAGACCGTGAACACAAGACACGTTTTGACCCGTCCCTGTCGGTGGGTGCCCGTGTCTCCAAGGCTGCCCGGGCCCGCGGCTTGATTGCGCGCGCGATGCCGCATGGCGACATCCTGGGTTTTGCCCCTCCCCTCGTCACGACAAAGGAAGAGATCGACGAAATCATCGCCATTGCCGATTCCGCCGTGCGCTCCGTCATGGATGAACTGGTACAGGCTGGCGAAAGGATCTGACACACGATCGGTAAAACGCCCGTCGCCGACGGCACTGCAGGCAATCAACGCTGCAGAAGTGCGAAAAATCCGAGGCGGTTCCGCCTCGGATCCCAGCCGCTTCATTTCTGGAGCGAAGCGTGCATAATGTCATGAAATTTAAGTCGTCATAACGAGACAATTTCATGCGTCAACAATCCAATCACTCCGCCCGCGATCCGGTGACCGTTGCCAAGCCTGTGCTTTGGCGACCTCAGCTCGCGAAAAACAAAGGTGAGACGAAGCATGCTGCACTGACCGAACGCATCATCGCGGATATCGACGCAGGCATCCTCAAGCCGATGGACCGGATGCCGACGCATCGGGATCTCGCGCGCGACCTCGGCCTCTCCGTCCAGACCATCAGCCTGTCCTACAAGGAGGCAGAACGCCTCGGCTACCTGAGCGGCGAGATCGGACGCGGCACCTTCGTCAAGGCCCGGGTGACCGATCGCGCGGGCCGCATGATGCTCGATCACAGGGCCAATGAGGTGCTCGATCTTTCCATCGTTCGTGGTGTCTATCTCGATGCCCACGAGAAGGCGTCGCGCGAAATACTCCGAGAGCTTTCAGAGGCTGACAATGCCAGTTTCATGAGGCCTTGCCGGCCGATCGCGGGGCTTGATCATCATCGGGAGACGGCGCGCGACTGGCTTCGAACACTGAACGTCGACACGACGGGCGAACGCATCCTCATCACCAACGGTGCGGCCCATGGCATTTTTCTGGCCTTGAGCTGTATCGTTCGTCCCGGCGACATCGTCCTGTGCGAAAACCTGACCGATCACGGCATTATCGGACTGTCGAACGTCCTGGGATTCAGCCTCAAAGGATTACCCACAGACAGCGAAGGCATCCTGCCGGATGCATTTTCCGCCGCCTGTTCGGGCGGCGGCGTGCGGGCACTGGTCCTCATCCCGACGCTGAACAATCCGACAGGTCACGTGGCCGGCGCAGCGCGCAGGCGCGAAATTGCGGCAATCGCCGAGCAGTACGGCGTCTTTGTTGTCGAAGACGAAGTCTATCGGCCGTTGATCGAGGAAGACCTGCCCTCGATCTGCGACATGGTTCCGGACCTGGGTTTCTTCGTCACCAGCTTCACAAAGACAGTCCTCACCGGGCTGCGTGTCGGTTACCTTGTCGTGCCGCGCTCCTATTCCATCCGGGCGGCCTCCATCCTGCGCGTCACCAGCTGGAGCGGCACCTATCTCGCGGGTGAAATTGCAACACGCTGGGTCGAGAATGGCATGGCACGGCAATTGGTCGCCATCCAGCGCGAGGAGGCACGGAAGCGCCAGCAGGTGGCAGTCGATATTCTGGCGGATCACATCGCCTCCAGCCACCCGCTCTCGCTCTGCGCCTGGCTCAGGGTCCCTCCTCAGTGGACCGAGGACAGTCTCGTGCGTGCGCTTGCCAACCAGAATGTTGCCGTCACGCCGTCGGAACCTTTCATCGCCGGACCGGGTCATGGCGGCGGTATCCGTATCTGTCTGGGCGGACGCCTGAACCAGACCAGCCTGACCAAAGCGCTGACCATCGTACGCCAGACATTCGATCAAATGCCCCCGGTTTACGACATAGGCTCGATAGGATGACACGTCCTTCGGCAAACATTGAATCATTACAATATAACAATTGACATGATTTTGTTTCGCTCTCAACATGACAATCATGAAGAGCGAACCCCTGCCCCACACGGCCACCGCGGACACTCTGCCAGTGACATTGGCGGACATTCGCAATGCGTCGGCAAGGATAAACGGTCGCGTCGCACAGACGCCGCTCATTCACTCAGGCGCCCTGTCTGACCATACCGGCCATCCGTTTCATCTGAAACTCGAAACGCGCCAGCCGATCGGAGCCTTCAAGCTGCGCGGGGCGATGAATGCCATCCTGTCTCTCGACGATGGTGAGCGCCGGCGTGGGCTCGTCACGGCGTCTACGGGAAATCATGGGCGGGCAGTTGCCTATGCGGCACGTGAACTTGGCGTGCCAGCCATCGTCTGCATGTCCGCGCTCGTTCCGGCCAACAAGGTCGAAGCCATCCGCTCACTTGGCGCCGAAGTCCGCATCATCGGCGCCTCCCAGGACGATGCCCAGACGGAAGTCGAACGACTGGTCGAAACGCATGGTCTGACGGCAATCCCGCCTTTCGACAATGTGGATGTCGTCGCCGGCCAGGGAACGATCGGCCTTGAAATCCTCGAAGCCATCCCGGATCTGGGAACCGTGCTCGTGCCCCTGTCCGGAGGTGGGCTTGCCGGCGGCATCGCCGTAGCCGTCAAGGCCTTGCGGCCTCAGACGCGCCTCGTCGGCATCTCCATGGAACGCGGGGCTGCGATGAATGCGTCGATCGCCGCCGGACGACCGGTGGCAGTCCGCGAAGAACAAACCCTGGCCGATTCCCTGGGCGGCGGCGTCGGCCTCTCGAACCACGTCACCTTTACGCTCTGCAGCAACCTCCTGGATGACGTCATTCTTCTGAGCGAAGGCGAAATCGCCGAAGGAATTCGCCACGCCTGGCGCGAGGAAGGCGAGATGGTCGAGGGCGCCGGAGCGGTCGGCATTGCCGCCATTCTGGCCGGGAAGGTCGAACTGTCCGGCCCCACCGTCGCCATCGTGTCAGGCGGCAACATCGATCCGGCGCTCCACCGGAGTATAACAGAAGGGGCAGACGCATGAGCCGCATCGCGATCCTGACGGAGAGTGACCTGCGAGCGGTTGTCCAGCTGGACGCATCCGCGGTCGACTGTATCGAGCGCGCATTTGCAGCGCTTTCCACCCAAGACGTCGCAATGCCCCCGATCTTGCGGCTCGACATCCCCCAGTTCCGCGGCGAGGTCGACGTCAAGACAGCCTATGTGCCCGGATTTGACGGTTTTGCGATCAAGGTCAGCCCAGGCTTCTTCGACAATCCCAAGCTGGGTCTGCCAAGCCTCAACGGACTGATGATCCTCTTCAGCGCCAGAACAGGCTTGGTCGAGGCGCTTCTGCTCGACAATGGTTATCTCACCGATGTGCGCACGGCTGCGGCCGGCGCAGTTGCCGCGCGGCATCTGTCGCGTCGGGACGCCTCCGTCGCCGCAATTTTCGGTGCAGGCATGCAGGCACAACTCCAGCTTCAGGCATTGACGCTGGTCCGTCCGCTAAGGTCAGCACGGATCTGGGCGCGCGACCTTGCAAAAGCGCGCAAGCTCGCCGGCGAGTTCACCAGCAGGCATGGCATTGACGTGACGGCCGTGGATGACCCACGGGAGGCAGCGCGCAATGCCGATATCATCGTCACGACGACGCCTGCCGAAGAGCCGGTTCTGCGGGCAGACTGGCTGGAACCCGGTCAGCATCTGACGGCGATGGGATCCGATGCCGAACACAAGAACGAGATCGATCCGGCCGTATTCGCCAAAGCCAGATACATCGCCGATCGTATCACCCAGACACGCATTCTCGGCGAATTGCACCACGCCATAAGGGCCGGAGCAGTTGCGGCAAATCAGCATTTCGACGAACTCGGCGCTGTCATCGCCGGCAAGGTGCCCGGCAGAACGAGCGCCGAAGAAATAACCTTCGCGGATCTGACGGGCACGGGCGTTCAGGACACGGCCATTGCCAATCTGGCCGCTCACCGCGCGCGGGAGGCCGGTATCGGCCAGACAATCGACAACAAAATCAACAAGGGAGACGCCGCGTGAGCGTGACGCTGAACTTTACGCGCGAGGAGTATGCCGAGCGCCTTTCCAAAACCCGTCATGCCATGGAAGCGGCGCAGATCGATCTTCTGATCATCACCGACCCGTCCAACATGCATTGGCTGACGGGATATGACGGCTGGTCCTTCTACGTGCATCAATGCGTACTCGTTCCGCCGAGCGGAGAGCCGATCTGGTATGGCCGCAAGCAGGACGCCAATGGCGCCAAGCGCACCGCCTATCTCGACCACGCTAACATCATCGGCTACCCGGATCACTACGTGCAGTCGACCGAGCGTCACCCGATGGATCTGCTGTCGCAGATCATCGACGAGCGCAAGTGGTCGAACCTCACCGTGGGCGTCGAGATGGACAACTACTACTTCTCGGCTGCCGCCTTCGCGTCCTTGCAAAAGCACCTGCCCAATGCCCGCTTCAAGGATGCCGCAGGTCTCGTCAACTGGCAGCGCTCCATCAAGAGCCCGACCGAACTCGACTACATGCGCAAGGCCGGCAAGATCGTCGAACTGATGCACAAGCGGATCGTCGACACCATAGAGCCCGGCATGCGCAAATGTGATCTGGTCGCCGAGATCTATGACGCCGGCATTCGCGGCACCTCCGAGTTTGGCGGAGATTACCCGGCCATCGTGCCGCTCCTGCCATCCGGCGCAGACGCATCCGCGCCTCATCTGACATGGGATGACAAACCCATGCGCCTTGGCGAGGGGACGTTCTTCGAGATCGCCGGCGCCTACAAGCGTTATCATTGCCCGCTCTCGCGGACTGTTTTTCTGGGCAAGCCGACACAGGCCTTTCTCGATGCCGAAAAGGCGACCCTGGAAGGCATGGAGGCCGGACTGGCGGCGGCAAGACCCGGCAACACATGCGAAGACATCGCCAATGCCTTCTTTGCCGTCCTGAAGAAATACGGGATCATCAAGGACAACCGGACCGGCTATCCCATCGGCCTCTCCTATCCGCCGGATTGGGGCGAACGCACCATGAGCCTGCGCCCCGGCGATCGCACCGAGCTGAAGCCAGGCATGACGTTCCATTTCATGACAGGGCTGTGGCTGGAGGATATGGGGCTCGAAATCACGGAAAGCATCGCGATCACTGAAACAGGTGTCGAATGTCTTTCGAATGTTCCGCGACAGTTGTTCGTGAAGGGCTGAATGATGTTGACCGGTCTGTCCCGCCCCTCCCCGATTAGCCCTTCCGTCGACTTCGACTCCATGGGCGTACAACACGGTCATCTGCGCCTGCCCTACAGCCGCGACGACAGCGCCTGGGGTTCGGTGATGATCCCCATCTGCGTCATTGCCAACGGCGATGGACCGACCGCCCTTCTCACCGGAGCCAATCACGGTGACGAATACGAAGGCCCCGCGGCTCTCTTCGAATTGGCACAGGCGCTGGATCCAGCCGACGTGAGTGGACGTGTCATCATCGTTCCGGCGCTGAACTATCCTGCCTTTCGCGCCGGCACACGAACCTCTCCGATCGATCGGGGAAATCTAAATCGCAGCTTTCCGGGCCGCCCGGATGGCTCCGTGACGGAAAAGATCGCCGACTACGTGACCCGCTATCTGGCACCACTCGCCGACTTCGTCCTCGATTTCCATTCGGGCGGCAAGACGCTCGATTTTCTGCCATACGCTGCGGCACACGAACTGCCTGACAAAACCCAGGAGGCGCGATGTTTCGATGCCGTGGCCGCGTTTTCCGCGCCCTACTCCATGAAGATGCTGGAAATCGATGCGGTCGGCATGCTCGACACGACCGTCGAGGATATGGGCAAGGTATTCGTCACGACGGAGCTCGGCGGCGCCGGTACGGCAAGTGCCCGATCCATCCAGATCGCCCGAAAGGGCATCCTCAACCTGTTGAGCCACGCGGGCATCCTGCCCGGCGCTCCAGACGTGCAGTCCACCCAGTGGTTGGACATGCCATCGAGCGATTGCTTCGCCTTCGCCGAGGACGACGGTCTTGTCGCCTTTGTGCGTGACCTCGGCGAGACCGTCACAGCCGGCGAAACCATTGCCCGGGTCTACCCCGTGGGCAAGACCGGCATCACCCCGATCGACTACCGAGCCGCCATGGATGGCGTGCTTGCGGCACGACACGTGCCCGGCCTGATCAAGGCCGGCGACTGCCTTTCCGTCATCGCCACGGTGACGGGAGAACCTGCCCGGTAAACCGGCACAAGAACCGAACCGGACAGGCAAAAACAATGAACCAGAGGAGAATTCAGATGCACATCACAAAGATCACCGGACTTTCCGCTCTCGCCCTCGCCGTTTCGCTCACATCGGCGGGCGCTCTCACCCTCGAAGAAGTCAAGGAGCAGGGCTACATTCGTGCAGCCACGGCCAATGAAGTGCCCTATTCCTACATGCAGCCGGACGGCACATCCGCGGGCATCGGCCCGGATGTCGCGAATGCCGTATTGAAAAAGATCGGCATCGAAGAGGTCAACTGGACGGTGACGCCCTTCGGCACGCTGATCCCGGGCCTCAAGGCGCGCCGTTTCGATTTCGCTGCGGCCGAACAGAACATTTCGCCTGAACGCTGCAAGCAGGTTTCCTTCACCGAACCGAACTCGTCTTATGGCGAAGGACTTCTGGTAAAGAAGGGCAACCCCAAGGGTCTGACAACCTATGCCGACATCGCCAAGGATCCGTCGCTGAAGGTCGCCGTCGTCTCGGGTGCAAACAACGTCGACTTTCTTCGGGCCGTCGGGGTGAAGGACGACCAGATCGTCTTCATTCCGGCCAATGCCGATGCAATCCCGACGGTGGAGAGCCGGGTGGATGCCTATGCCGCCACGGAGCTGACCGTATCGGAGCTCGCCAAGGATCAGGCGAATGTCGAGCAGGTCGCCCCTTTCGAAGACCCGATCGTCAATGATGCACCGGTGCGCAACTACGGCGGCTTCGCATTCCGGCCGGAAGACGAGGAATTGCGCAACGCCTTCAACGCTGCCCTTGTCGAGTTCCGCAAGACGGACGACTACAAGGCGATCCTTGCAAAATATGGCGTTTCCGAAGCGAGCATCGCAGCTGCTGCGGAAAAGAACGTCGCCGATCTTTGCGCCGGCAAATAATGCTGGATGGCGCCCGGTCTGACCGGGCGCCAGACGTCTTGAAACCGGGAGTTCACAGATGGATTGGACAGCCTATCTGCCTATGCTCTGGAAGGGCGCGACCGTCACGATGACGATTACGCTTGCAGCGATTGCCGTCGGAGCAGCCCTGGCCTTCTTCTTCGGCATCCTGCGCGTCGAGGGTGGCGCCATCCTGTCGGGCATAGCGCTGTGCTACACCGAGGTGTTTCGCGGCACTTCGCTCTTCGTTCAGCTCTTCTGGTTCTATTATGCCCTGCCCCTGGTCGGGCTCAGTTTCGAGCCGGTCACGACAGGCATTCTGGTGCTGGCCGCGCATGTGGGCGGCTATGGGGCGGAGATCGTTCGGGGTGCGCTTTCCTCTGTGTCCCCGCAGCAGCTGGAAGCGGCTCGCGCTCTGAACTTCAATCGCTTCCAGACGCTGTATCGGATTTCATTGCCTCAGGCGATCGTCGAGATGATGCCCGCTTTCGGCAATCTCGCCATCGAGACCCTCAAGCTATCCTCCCTCGTCTCGCTGATTTCCATCGCGGATTTGACATTCGCGGCCCAGTCGATCCGCAACCTGACCCTCGACAGCACCAGCATCTACTCGATCACGCTCGTCTGCTATTTCGCGATGTCGCTGATATTGATGATCGCAATCAAGGGGATCGAACGCTTCGTGCGACGCGGTGACGTCATGCCGCGTCCGGGCCAATCGTGAGGAGCCTGCCGTCATGATGTATGGTTATGAATGGGACACGACCACCTGGGTCACCTACACGCTATCGATCCTTCCGATCATCCTGATCGGCCTGACCGTAACGTTGAAGGCGGCGGCTGCCGGCTTTGCAATTGCGCTCTCCCTTGGCCTCGTCTTCGCCCTGCTGCGCCGCAGCCGGGTCAAGGCGATCTCCTGGACGACGGCCTTCGTCGTCGAGTTCCTGCGCGATACGCCGCTTCTGGTGCAGCTCTTCTTTCTATACTATGTCCTGCCCGAGTTCGGCATTGTCCTTCCTGCCTTCCTCACCGGCGCGCTTGCGCTGGGTCTGCAGTATGCGGCCTATACGTCCGAGGTCTATCGCGGGGGGATCGAGGCCGTACATCGCGGACAGTGGGAGGCCGCGACCGCGCTCAATCTGACGCGAATTCAAGCCTATCGGGACATCATCCTCCCCCAGGCCGTCCCGCGCATCGTGCCTGCCATGGGCAACTATCTGGTCGCAATGATCAAGGAAACGCCCGTTCTTTCCGTCGTCACTGTCCTTGAGATGATGGGCCTTGCCAACATGATCGGCGAACGCACGTTCGAATACCTCGTGCCACTGACACTCGTCGGCCTCATCTTCCTCCTCCTGACGCTGATCTGCTCGGCAGGCCTCCATCGCCTGCAGAAAGCGCTCCCCAAAGCAGGGATACCCATGCGATGACCGATACCATCAACAAGCCCATCATCGAATTTTCCAACGTGACGAAGCGCTTCGGCATTCTGACGGTCCTGGACCAGTTCAATTTCAGCGTGGCCCAGGGCGAGAAGGTCACGCTCATCGGGCCGTCTGGGTCTGGGAAATCGACCGTCTTGCGCATCCTCATGACGCTGGAACCGTTCCAGGAGGGAAGGCTGACACTTGCCGACACGTCCTACCATGAAGAACGTGGCAAAGGACCGTTCCAGGCCTCCGAACGGCATCTGCGCGAGATCCGCAAACATGTCGGCATGGTTTTTCAAAGCTTCAATCTGTTTCCGCACATGACGGTCTTGCGCAATGTCGTTGAAGCCCCGGTACGGGTCCTGGGCATGGCGCGGGCAGAGGCAGAAGCGCGCGCCATCGAATTGCTCGACATGGTGGGATTGGCTGACAAGAAGGACCATTATCCGGTGCAACTTTCGGGTGGGCAGCAGCAACGTGTCGCGATTGCCCGCGCACTCGCCATGCGGCCACGTGTTCTGTTGTTCGACGAACCGACATCGGCGCTCGATCCCCAACTGGTCGGCGAAGTGCTTTCCGTCATCCGCGGTCTCGCGCATGAGCACGATCTGACCATGCTGCTCGTCACCCACGAGATGCGTTTTGCGCGCGAGGTCTCGGACCGGGTCTGCTTCTTCGACAAGGGGCGCATCTGCGAACAGGGATCCCCCGAGGAGATCTTCGGAACGCCCAAACAGGAGCGAACGCGCGAGTTTCTATCCTCCGTGCTGGCCTAGATTGGCTCCAGAGTCGACGGGATGCAGCCTCCCGCCTTCGCTGTCGCAAGCGCGCAGGAGCCGGACTTGCTGGCTCCATTGCGTGTTATCTGCGTAGCCTCTGGACTTCTCGCAGGAGCCCACACCCATCCCGGAGAAGCCGAACGTTCGTGTCTTGACCTCTCGACCGGGCTTGCCGCAGGCTCAGGCACGGAAGAGCGTATCAAGGGGATGCTCCGACAGCTCGCAGGCTATTTCACCTCCCGGAAATATGCGCAATCTTGGCGAAGCAGTATCGCATCACGAAGAACTGGAGCCATCATCATGTGTGTCGCCTGCAACCACACCATCCACCGGGCCCAGCATAATTTTGGCTGGAACAATGATTTCCCACCGGCCCTCGTCGCCAGGCCGGGCGAGACGATCCTGTTCGAATGCCTGGATTCCTCCGGCGGACAGTTGGGCCCGGACGCGACACTCGACACGCTGGCCAGCCTCGATTTCGACAAGGTCAATCCGGTCTCGGGACCCGTCTATGTCGAGGGCGCAGAACCGGGCGACGCGCTGAAGGTCACCATCCGCAAGTTCCACCCTAGCGGCCATGGCTGGACCGCGAACATCCCGGGCTTCGGCCTGCTCGCCGACCAGTTCAAGGAACCCGCCCTGCATCTCTGGTCCTACGACACGGCCTCCATGGCACCGGCCGCCTATGGGCCCGGCGGCAAGGTGCCGCTGAAGCCCTTCACCGGCACGATCGGCGTCGCTCCGGCAGAGGTCGGGCTTCATTCGGTCGTTCCGCCCCGCCGCGTTGGCGGCAACATGGACATCCGGGACCTGACATCAGGCGTAACGCTCTATCTTCCGATTGAAGTTGAGGGCGCACTCTTTTCGGTTGGCGACACGCATGCTGCCCAGGGTGATGGAGAAGTCTGCGGCACGGCCATCGAAAGCCAGATGAATGTCGAACTCACCCTCGACCTGGTGAAGGGCGCCAATATGAAGACGCCCCGCTTCACGACGACCGAGCCGGTGACGCGCCATCTCGATGGCGCCGGCTACGAAGTGACGACCGGCATCGGTCCCGACCTGATGACCGGCGCGCAGGAGGCCGTCATGCGGATGATTGATCTTCTCACCGCCGAACACGGCATGAACCCGGTTGACGCCTACATGCTCTGCTCGGTCTGCGGCGACCTGAGGATCAGCGAAATCGTCGACATGCCAAACTGGGTCGTTTCCTTCTACTTCCCCCGGATCGTTCTGTCCTGACGACAGAAAGTCGGGGCTGCAACCAGTCCTTCCCGTCAGAGGCCGCTTCGCTGTCTGCGACCTACGTAAAATCGCGATGATCGGAGCCCATAGGATGGGCGCCGATCATCGCAGTCTGGTAACTCACCTGGCGGGCCTGAAGTGTCGAAGGACCGAAGGGGCTTGCGTCCCGTTGGTCCTCAAGGTCATGCCACCTCGGGAAGGCCATGGATCAGCTTGTCGAGCGTAACCGGGTAATCGCGGACCCGCAGTCCCGTTGCATTGTAGACCGCGTTGGCGATTGCGGCCGAGACGCCGCAAAGGCCCAGCTCACCCACACCCTTGGCCTTCATCGGCGACGACATCGGATCGGTCTCCTCGAGGAAGATCACGTCCTGATGCGGGATATCGGCATGCACGGCGACTTCATAGCCGGCCAGGTCGTGATTGACGAAGAAGCCCCGGCGCGTGTCCACGGCCAGTTCTTCGGACAAGGCAGCGCCAACGCCCATCGTCATTGCGCCGATCACCTGGCTCCCCGCGGTGATCGGGTTGAGGATACGCCCGGCCGCACAGACAGCCAACATGCGTCGGACACGGCATTCGCCAGTGACCACATCCACGCCGACTTCAACGAAATGCGCGCCAAAGGTCGATTGCTGGTGGGTCTTGGACAGGTCGCCCCATTCCATCTTGTCCTCACCGACGAGCCCCTCCGGCCCGGCGGCCTCCGAGAGCGAGACGGAGCGATTGCCCATGCGAACCTGGCCGTTCTCGAAGACGACCTCGGCAGAGTTGAAGCCGAGCTTCTGGGCTACGGCTTCGCGAAGCTTGACGCAGGCGGCGTAGACACCGGAGGTCGAGGAATTGGCCCCGAACTGTCCGCCGGAACCGGCCGATATCGGAAAACCGGAATCGCCGAGGCGCACATCGACCTGCTCGACCGTCAACCCCATCATCTCTGCCGCAGTCTGCGCAATGATGGTGTAGCTGCCGGTGCCGATGTCGGTCATGTCCGTCTCGACGGTGACCATACCATCCTGGCCAAGGCGCACCCGGGCAGCCGACGGTACGAGAAGATTGTCGCGATAGGCGGCAGCCACACCCGTCCCGATCATCCAGTTCCCGTCGCGACGCGACCCCGGCTGACCACGGTCGCGCCAGCCAAAGCGCTCTGCGCCGAGGCGCAGGCATCCAATGAGGTCGCGTTGGGAGAATGGCCGCTCGGGATTTTCCGGATCGACCTGCGTGTCGTTGAGGATCCGGAACTCCACGGGATCCATTCCGAGCTTGTTCGCCATTTCGTCCATGGCAATCTCGAGCGCCATGAGACCAGGGGCCTCGCCGGGTGCACGCATGGCATTGCCTTCAGCCAGATCGAGCGTAGCCAGTCGCATCGCGGTCATGCGGTTCGCCCCGGCATAGAGCTGCCGCGTCTGGTTGACCGCCGGCTCGACCTTCCCGCCCGGCAGGTCGCCCGACCAGCTTTCATGGGCGATGGCCTCAATCCGGCCGTCAGCCTTGGCACCGATGCGCACCCTTTGGATCGTGGCCGGTCGATGGGTCGTATTGTTCATGATGAACGGCCGTGGCAGCGCAACCTTGACGGC
This DNA window, taken from Peteryoungia algae, encodes the following:
- the paoC gene encoding aldehyde oxidoreductase molybdenum-binding subunit PaoC, with the translated sequence MKFDTPATTNPIDNLKVVGRPTHRVDGALKTTGRATYAYEWHDPDLRYAYGYPIGAAVAKGRILSIDATDAKSARGVLAVVTTLDVGEREKGEYNTANLFGGSTVQHYHQAIALVVAETFEQARAAAALVKVDYAEEAGAFDLADAMHAAVKPDDDQTPDSAYGDFDAAFASAPVTFDARYTTPDQSHAAMEPHASVAVWEGDEVRVWTSSQMIDWWRGDLATFLGIDKDKIRLMSPYIGGGFGGKLFLRVDAVLATLGAKAVGRAVKVALPRPFIMNNTTHRPATIQRVRIGAKADGRIEAIAHESWSGDLPGGKVEPAVNQTRQLYAGANRMTAMRLATLDLAEGNAMRAPGEAPGLMALEIAMDEMANKLGMDPVEFRILNDTQVDPENPERPFSQRDLIGCLRLGAERFGWRDRGQPGSRRDGNWMIGTGVAAAYRDNLLVPSAARVRLGQDGMVTVETDMTDIGTGSYTIIAQTAAEMMGLTVEQVDVRLGDSGFPISAGSGGQFGANSSTSGVYAACVKLREAVAQKLGFNSAEVVFENGQVRMGNRSVSLSEAAGPEGLVGEDKMEWGDLSKTHQQSTFGAHFVEVGVDVVTGECRVRRMLAVCAAGRILNPITAGSQVIGAMTMGVGAALSEELAVDTRRGFFVNHDLAGYEVAVHADIPHQDVIFLEETDPMSSPMKAKGVGELGLCGVSAAIANAVYNATGLRVRDYPVTLDKLIHGLPEVA
- the ehuC gene encoding ectoine/hydroxyectoine ABC transporter permease subunit EhuC: MDWTAYLPMLWKGATVTMTITLAAIAVGAALAFFFGILRVEGGAILSGIALCYTEVFRGTSLFVQLFWFYYALPLVGLSFEPVTTGILVLAAHVGGYGAEIVRGALSSVSPQQLEAARALNFNRFQTLYRISLPQAIVEMMPAFGNLAIETLKLSSLVSLISIADLTFAAQSIRNLTLDSTSIYSITLVCYFAMSLILMIAIKGIERFVRRGDVMPRPGQS
- the ehuB gene encoding ectoine/hydroxyectoine ABC transporter substrate-binding protein EhuB, coding for MHITKITGLSALALAVSLTSAGALTLEEVKEQGYIRAATANEVPYSYMQPDGTSAGIGPDVANAVLKKIGIEEVNWTVTPFGTLIPGLKARRFDFAAAEQNISPERCKQVSFTEPNSSYGEGLLVKKGNPKGLTTYADIAKDPSLKVAVVSGANNVDFLRAVGVKDDQIVFIPANADAIPTVESRVDAYAATELTVSELAKDQANVEQVAPFEDPIVNDAPVRNYGGFAFRPEDEELRNAFNAALVEFRKTDDYKAILAKYGVSEASIAAAAEKNVADLCAGK
- the ehuD gene encoding ectoine/hydroxyectoine ABC transporter permease subunit EhuD translates to MMYGYEWDTTTWVTYTLSILPIILIGLTVTLKAAAAGFAIALSLGLVFALLRRSRVKAISWTTAFVVEFLRDTPLLVQLFFLYYVLPEFGIVLPAFLTGALALGLQYAAYTSEVYRGGIEAVHRGQWEAATALNLTRIQAYRDIILPQAVPRIVPAMGNYLVAMIKETPVLSVVTVLEMMGLANMIGERTFEYLVPLTLVGLIFLLLTLICSAGLHRLQKALPKAGIPMR
- a CDS encoding acetamidase/formamidase family protein is translated as MCVACNHTIHRAQHNFGWNNDFPPALVARPGETILFECLDSSGGQLGPDATLDTLASLDFDKVNPVSGPVYVEGAEPGDALKVTIRKFHPSGHGWTANIPGFGLLADQFKEPALHLWSYDTASMAPAAYGPGGKVPLKPFTGTIGVAPAEVGLHSVVPPRRVGGNMDIRDLTSGVTLYLPIEVEGALFSVGDTHAAQGDGEVCGTAIESQMNVELTLDLVKGANMKTPRFTTTEPVTRHLDGAGYEVTTGIGPDLMTGAQEAVMRMIDLLTAEHGMNPVDAYMLCSVCGDLRISEIVDMPNWVVSFYFPRIVLS
- the ehuA gene encoding ectoine/hydroxyectoine ABC transporter ATP-binding protein EhuA, producing the protein MTDTINKPIIEFSNVTKRFGILTVLDQFNFSVAQGEKVTLIGPSGSGKSTVLRILMTLEPFQEGRLTLADTSYHEERGKGPFQASERHLREIRKHVGMVFQSFNLFPHMTVLRNVVEAPVRVLGMARAEAEARAIELLDMVGLADKKDHYPVQLSGGQQQRVAIARALAMRPRVLLFDEPTSALDPQLVGEVLSVIRGLAHEHDLTMLLVTHEMRFAREVSDRVCFFDKGRICEQGSPEEIFGTPKQERTREFLSSVLA